A genomic stretch from Argiope bruennichi chromosome 2, qqArgBrue1.1, whole genome shotgun sequence includes:
- the LOC129962399 gene encoding U9-ctenitoxin-Pr1a-like has translation MKILVVYLIGTLCVLSTLGERTRCYSQSDCNDGECCTGGISPWIKGQCQDYAEEGEACDPGQPDTGKYFLYCPCRDGLKCDNAGKTMGSIKCVKN, from the exons ATGAAGATTCTGGTTGTATATTTGATAGGTACTTTATGTGTG CTATCCACTTTAGGAGAGAGAACTCGATGCTATTCTCAAAGTGATTGCAACGATGGTGAATGCTGCACTGGAGGAATTTCGCCATGGATCAAAGGACAGTGTCAGGATTACGCTGAAGAAG gGGAAGCTTGTGATCCAGGCCAGCCGGACACTGGTAAATATTTTCTCTACTGCCCTTGCAGAGATGGCTTGAAATGTGATAATGCAGGAAAG aCAATGGGAAGCATTAAATGCGTTAAAAACTGA